The Vicinamibacteria bacterium DNA segment TGCTTCTCATCATGAATCTGGAGCCGGACCGATGGCCCGAATGGCTCCTCGCCCTGCTGCTGGCCTGGATCGCCACCAGCGCCGTGCTCCTCTTCTCCGGCGGGCTCTCGCGTTATCTGGGCCGGCGAGGGCTCATCGCGGTCGAGAGGCTGATGGGAATGCTTCTGGTCGCGCTGGCGGTTCAGATGTTGATGACGGGGATCCGCACTTTCCTCGAGCTCGGCTGATCGCGAAGTGAATCGCGACCAGCGGGCTCGGCAGAAGCCACGCCGATCGTGAGCCCGGTGCCCCCCCCGATCGGTTCG contains these protein-coding regions:
- a CDS encoding MarC family protein encodes the protein RMVFPRPGGSTAEELSGEPFIVPLAVPYVAGPSALASVLLIMNLEPDRWPEWLLALLLAWIATSAVLLFSGGLSRYLGRRGLIAVERLMGMLLVALAVQMLMTGIRTFLELG